In Gammaproteobacteria bacterium, one DNA window encodes the following:
- a CDS encoding cytochrome c: protein MKKAKLANCIFGCLIAIIFTISNAWPAQDEKNNPGFAWKDGAEIYAKICAYCHEAQVGPQLRNRELPAAYIRAVVRNGNRAMPAFRPSEIDDESLIKLADFISNKQAQH from the coding sequence ATGAAAAAAGCAAAATTGGCAAATTGCATATTCGGCTGTCTAATTGCAATCATTTTTACGATAAGCAACGCATGGCCGGCACAAGATGAGAAAAACAATCCCGGATTTGCATGGAAGGATGGCGCGGAAATTTACGCCAAAATCTGCGCGTATTGCCATGAAGCGCAAGTCGGGCCGCAACTTCGCAATCGCGAACTTCCCGCAGCCTATATTCGCGCAGTCGTTCGTAATGGGAACCGGGCCATGCCGGCTTTTCGTCCTTCGGAAATCGACGATGAATCATTAATCAAGCTGGCGGATTTCATTTCAAACAAACAAGCTCAGCATTAA
- a CDS encoding dioxygenase — protein sequence MNPKSPALSPVLFLPHGGGPLPVLGDKGHEKMVSFLKEITSELGEPAAILVISAHWEEEQATITSNSHPEIIYDYYGFPAEAYTIQYAAPGNPGLAKEIHALLMASGIPAKLDEQRGFDHGLFVPLKLMFPQARIPCIQLSLLKNLNPGKHIALGKAIASLREKNILIIGSGMSFHNLKTFFSNNIDSSKENEGFDHWLIETCTDPAISSEAREQRLIEWEKAPFARFCHPREEHLLPLHVCYGIACFGTPIAKVAFNDQIMGKKVTSLLWQ from the coding sequence ATGAACCCAAAATCACCAGCGCTTTCACCCGTTCTGTTTTTACCCCACGGCGGCGGGCCGTTACCGGTTCTCGGTGACAAAGGGCATGAAAAAATGGTTTCTTTTCTAAAGGAAATCACCAGTGAGCTGGGTGAGCCAGCAGCGATTTTAGTCATCAGCGCCCACTGGGAAGAGGAACAAGCAACGATAACCAGCAATAGCCATCCCGAAATAATCTATGATTATTATGGATTTCCTGCTGAAGCCTACACCATTCAATATGCGGCGCCGGGCAATCCCGGGTTGGCGAAGGAAATTCACGCGTTGTTAATGGCAAGTGGTATACCGGCAAAACTCGACGAGCAGCGCGGTTTTGATCATGGATTGTTTGTGCCGCTCAAGCTGATGTTTCCGCAAGCCAGGATTCCATGTATTCAGCTATCGTTACTCAAGAATTTGAATCCGGGAAAGCATATCGCTCTTGGAAAAGCGATTGCATCGCTGCGAGAGAAAAATATTCTGATCATCGGTTCAGGCATGTCATTTCATAATTTGAAAACATTTTTCTCTAACAATATCGATAGCAGCAAAGAAAATGAAGGATTTGATCACTGGTTGATTGAAACATGCACCGATCCAGCGATTTCATCCGAAGCGCGCGAACAACGATTGATAGAGTGGGAAAAGGCACCCTTTGCCCGGTTTTGTCATCCGAGAGAAGAGCATTTATTGCCCTTGCATGTTTGCTATGGTATCGCTTGTTTCGGCACTCCAATTGCAAAGGTTGCATTTAATGATCAGATTATGGGAAAAAAAGTGACGAGTTTGCTGTGGCAGTAG
- the wrbA gene encoding NAD(P)H:quinone oxidoreductase has protein sequence MTKVLVLYYSMYGHIEILANAVAEGARNVENTEVIIKRVPELMPEEVARRVGAKLDQPAPIATVDELPNYDAIIFGTPTRFGNMCAQMRNFLDQTGRLWLSGGLIGKVGSVFTSTGTQHGGQETTITSFHTTLLHHGMIIVGVPYSCQEIMNMSEITGGSPYGASTLASGDGKRQPSDNEIKIARFQGAHVAQVASKLAR, from the coding sequence ATGACGAAAGTTCTTGTTCTGTACTACAGTATGTATGGTCATATCGAAATTTTGGCCAATGCGGTAGCCGAAGGTGCACGCAACGTCGAGAATACCGAAGTTATCATTAAACGCGTCCCCGAACTCATGCCGGAAGAAGTAGCACGAAGGGTCGGTGCCAAGCTGGATCAGCCAGCACCCATCGCGACGGTTGATGAACTCCCAAACTATGATGCCATTATCTTCGGCACACCCACACGCTTCGGCAATATGTGCGCGCAAATGCGTAATTTCCTGGATCAGACCGGCCGGTTGTGGCTGAGCGGCGGCCTGATCGGTAAAGTGGGCAGCGTGTTTACCTCTACAGGCACGCAGCATGGCGGGCAGGAAACCACGATCACTTCCTTTCATACCACCTTGCTGCATCACGGCATGATCATCGTCGGTGTTCCCTATTCCTGCCAGGAAATCATGAACATGAGTGAAATCACCGGCGGCTCGCCCTATGGGGCAAGCACGTTAGCCAGTGGCGATGGCAAACGCCAGCCGTCAGATAATGAAATAAAAATTGCACGCTTTCAGGGCGCTCACGTCGCGCAAGTGGCCAGCAAACTCGCCCGCTGA